One Pseudomonas abieticivorans genomic region harbors:
- the deoA gene encoding thymidine phosphorylase, translating to MWLPQEVIRRKRDGHTLATDDIQRFVAGIADGTLSEGQVAAFAMAVFIQGMNVQERLALTTAMRDSGQVLSWALPGPVVDKHSTGGVGDLVSLPLAPLLAACGCYVPMISGRGLGHTGGTLDKLESIPGYDCQPSLEHLRQVVAHVGCAIIGQTADLAPADKRLYAIRDVTGSVESVDLITASILGKKLAAGLDVLIMDVKTGSGAFMAQHGQAAELAASIVAVANGAGVSTRALITDMDQPLARSAGNALEVAEAVALLKGQVRSQRLWAVTLALAAQVLVMTGLAGDLAQAREQLHQAWQSGAALQRFAHMVTALGGPQDFTDHPEDYLPQAPVSVPVWPMGEGCVTAIDTRAVGLAVVALGGGRQAAHDVLDLAVGFSELAFVGETVGTERPLGWVHARDAQQAERGAGALRAAYRLGAEPLPARPLIQEVT from the coding sequence ATGTGGTTGCCACAAGAAGTGATTCGCCGTAAGCGCGACGGGCATACCCTGGCCACGGACGACATTCAACGCTTTGTCGCCGGCATTGCCGATGGCACCTTGAGCGAAGGCCAGGTGGCGGCATTTGCCATGGCGGTGTTTATCCAGGGCATGAATGTGCAGGAGCGCCTTGCCCTGACCACCGCCATGCGCGACTCCGGGCAGGTGCTGAGCTGGGCCTTGCCGGGGCCGGTGGTCGATAAACATTCCACCGGTGGCGTAGGCGACCTGGTCAGCCTGCCGCTGGCGCCCTTGCTGGCTGCCTGCGGCTGTTACGTGCCGATGATTTCCGGGCGCGGGCTGGGCCATACCGGCGGCACCCTGGACAAGCTTGAAAGCATCCCAGGCTACGACTGCCAGCCCAGCCTTGAGCACTTGCGCCAGGTGGTGGCGCACGTCGGCTGCGCGATCATTGGCCAGACCGCCGACCTGGCCCCGGCCGACAAACGCTTGTACGCCATTCGCGATGTGACGGGGTCGGTGGAGTCGGTCGACCTGATCACCGCGTCCATCCTGGGCAAGAAGCTGGCCGCAGGCCTGGACGTGTTGATCATGGACGTGAAGACCGGCAGCGGCGCCTTCATGGCCCAGCACGGGCAGGCGGCCGAGTTGGCCGCGAGCATTGTCGCGGTGGCCAATGGCGCAGGCGTCAGCACCCGAGCGCTGATTACCGACATGGACCAGCCCCTGGCCCGCAGCGCCGGCAATGCCCTTGAAGTGGCCGAGGCGGTGGCCTTGCTCAAGGGCCAGGTACGCAGCCAGCGCTTGTGGGCGGTGACCTTGGCCCTGGCCGCCCAGGTGCTGGTGATGACGGGCCTGGCGGGCGACCTGGCCCAGGCCCGCGAGCAGTTGCACCAGGCCTGGCAAAGCGGCGCGGCGTTGCAACGGTTCGCGCACATGGTCACAGCCTTGGGCGGCCCGCAGGACTTCACCGACCACCCCGAAGACTACCTGCCCCAGGCGCCCGTGTCGGTGCCGGTGTGGCCAATGGGGGAGGGTTGCGTCACGGCCATCGATACCCGCGCCGTGGGCTTGGCGGTGGTGGCGTTGGGCGGTGGCCGGCAGGCTGCGCACGATGTGTTGGACCTGGCCGTGGGGTTCAGCGAGCTGGCGTTCGTGGGTGAAACAGTGGGCACCGAGCGGCCATTGGGCTGGGTGCATGCCCGTGATGCGCAGCAGGCAGAGCGGGGTGCTGGCGCCCTGCGCGCGGCTTACCGTTTGGGCGCTGAACCTTTGCCTGCCCGGCCCTTGATCCAGGAGGTCACATGA
- a CDS encoding tautomerase family protein, which yields MPLARISLNRGKTPEYLQRLAQGVHEALVAAFEVPATDRFQVIHQHDAGELIVDAQYLGGPRSANFVLIAITAGRTRSVEVTQGFYQALVAGLHEVLGIDPEDVMVIITTTAAHEWSFAGGRVNPAVKALAS from the coding sequence ATGCCCTTGGCACGTATCTCATTGAATCGCGGCAAAACCCCCGAATACCTGCAACGCCTGGCCCAGGGTGTACACGAGGCCTTGGTCGCCGCGTTCGAGGTGCCGGCCACCGACCGCTTCCAGGTCATCCACCAGCACGACGCCGGCGAGCTGATTGTCGATGCGCAATACCTGGGTGGCCCGCGCAGCGCGAACTTCGTGCTGATCGCCATCACCGCCGGGCGCACGCGCAGCGTCGAGGTCACCCAGGGCTTTTACCAAGCGCTGGTGGCGGGTTTGCACGAAGTGCTGGGCATCGACCCGGAAGACGTGATGGTGATCATCACCACCACGGCCGCCCACGAATGGTCATTTGCCGGTGGGCGCGTTAACCCGGCGGTCAAGGCGCTGGCCTCATGA
- a CDS encoding cupin: MNSLTQHLDAHQLDAEYFEYSKAANPISANLISRIPYHSFPASLCDSGPSRVLPLDLSEALGCQGPATGPGLCANFIRLNAGDSLTLAPNATSQVLYVIAGSGALAQGEQAFDWDKGCFIALPGLTATQLTARQDSRFYYVHDEPLLRYLGVKACEQRFSATLYPAELANAKLREAADDPRAQDRSRISILLGNRHFPQTRTVTHVLWAMYGILPPGSVQKPHRHQSIALDFIIDSPEGCYTLVGTELDANGQIRNPTRVDWTPGLAFVTPPGYWHAHYNESDKEAFLIPIQDAGLQTYLRSLDIRFS; this comes from the coding sequence ATGAATAGCCTGACCCAGCACCTGGACGCCCACCAACTGGACGCCGAGTATTTCGAGTACAGCAAGGCCGCCAACCCGATCAGCGCCAACCTGATTAGCCGTATCCCTTACCACAGCTTTCCAGCCTCGCTTTGCGACAGCGGCCCTTCCCGGGTTTTGCCGCTGGACTTGAGCGAGGCCCTTGGCTGCCAGGGCCCGGCGACCGGCCCGGGCCTGTGCGCCAACTTTATCCGCCTGAACGCCGGCGACAGCCTGACGCTGGCCCCTAATGCCACCTCGCAAGTGCTGTACGTGATTGCCGGCAGCGGCGCGCTGGCCCAGGGTGAGCAAGCGTTCGACTGGGACAAGGGCTGCTTCATCGCCCTGCCCGGTCTTACGGCCACGCAATTGACTGCGCGCCAGGACAGCCGCTTTTACTACGTGCACGACGAGCCGCTGCTGCGCTACTTGGGGGTAAAGGCCTGCGAGCAACGCTTCAGCGCAACCCTGTATCCGGCAGAACTTGCCAACGCCAAACTGCGCGAAGCCGCCGATGACCCGCGCGCCCAGGACCGCAGCCGCATCAGCATTTTGCTGGGCAACCGCCACTTCCCGCAAACCCGCACCGTGACCCATGTGCTGTGGGCCATGTACGGGATATTGCCGCCGGGCTCGGTGCAAAAACCCCACCGGCACCAGTCGATTGCGCTGGACTTCATCATCGACAGCCCTGAGGGTTGTTACACCCTGGTGGGCACAGAGCTTGATGCCAATGGTCAGATCCGCAACCCCACGCGAGTGGACTGGACGCCGGGGTTGGCCTTTGTAACCCCGCCGGGGTACTGGCATGCGCATTACAACGAGTCGGATAAAGAGGCGTTTTTGATTCCGATCCAGGATGCGGGGCTGCAAACGTACTTGCGCTCGCTGGATATTCGGTTCAGCTAA
- a CDS encoding purine-cytosine permease family protein codes for MDIEKRSIEFVPLAERYGHPRRLFTIWFSANMQVTTLVVGTLGIVAGLSLAWTCLALILGCVIGTVFMAAHSTQGPHLGIPQMIQSRAQFGVLGAGFPLLINYVSFILFTAANGVVMRDAIKSFMDVGDNTAIILFGLVSFIIGFIGYELIHRLGAIMSALSGIIFLIVAALALQHPLPVGAMDLSTGFTFAAFALTVTQAASWTLGFGPYVADYSRYLPPHISSKQTFWFSYVGNLLGAGLVMLLGALLATQFADVTNNPGNAIASFFGPWAKVAMVIVVLGVLEINSLNLYSAYMSCMTIFSGLRGMTRISRTTKFIAMGISALAATAIAIATQYDFNAYFADILIAQVYFLVPWSSINLADFYLVKKGKYVVEDMYNVDGVYGKYNVSTLVIFIIGVASTVPFMDMSFYHSYFAKMIGSDVAWIPALIVPAALYVGYARYKANRYVSNMARQVA; via the coding sequence ATGGACATCGAGAAAAGAAGCATAGAATTCGTGCCGCTGGCGGAACGCTACGGCCACCCGCGCCGGTTGTTTACCATCTGGTTCAGCGCCAACATGCAGGTCACCACGCTGGTGGTCGGCACCTTGGGCATTGTCGCCGGGTTGAGCTTGGCCTGGACCTGCCTGGCACTGATCCTGGGGTGCGTGATCGGCACGGTGTTCATGGCCGCGCATTCCACGCAAGGCCCGCACTTGGGCATCCCGCAAATGATCCAGAGCCGCGCGCAGTTCGGCGTGCTGGGGGCGGGCTTCCCGCTGTTGATTAACTACGTCTCGTTCATTTTGTTCACTGCCGCCAACGGCGTGGTAATGCGCGACGCCATCAAGTCATTCATGGACGTGGGCGACAACACTGCGATCATCCTCTTTGGCCTGGTGTCGTTCATCATCGGTTTTATCGGTTATGAACTGATCCACCGCCTGGGCGCGATCATGTCGGCGCTGTCAGGGATCATCTTCTTGATTGTCGCTGCGCTTGCCCTGCAACACCCCCTGCCGGTCGGCGCCATGGACCTGAGCACCGGCTTCACCTTCGCCGCCTTCGCCTTGACCGTCACCCAAGCGGCGTCCTGGACGCTGGGCTTTGGCCCCTATGTCGCGGACTACTCGCGCTACCTGCCGCCGCACATCTCCAGCAAGCAGACGTTCTGGTTCAGCTACGTCGGCAACCTGCTGGGCGCAGGCCTGGTCATGCTGCTGGGCGCGCTGCTGGCCACCCAGTTTGCGGATGTCACCAACAACCCCGGTAATGCAATCGCCAGCTTCTTCGGGCCCTGGGCGAAAGTGGCCATGGTGATCGTGGTGCTGGGCGTGCTGGAGATCAACTCGCTCAACCTCTACAGCGCCTACATGTCGTGCATGACCATCTTCTCGGGCTTGCGCGGCATGACGCGCATCAGCCGCACCACCAAGTTCATCGCCATGGGTATTTCGGCTCTCGCCGCCACCGCCATCGCCATCGCCACCCAGTACGATTTCAACGCCTACTTTGCCGACATCCTGATTGCCCAGGTGTACTTCCTGGTGCCGTGGAGTTCCATCAACCTGGCCGACTTCTACTTGGTGAAGAAGGGTAAATACGTGGTCGAGGACATGTACAACGTCGACGGCGTGTACGGTAAATACAACGTGTCGACCCTGGTGATCTTTATCATCGGCGTGGCCTCCACAGTGCCGTTCATGGACATGTCGTTCTACCACAGCTATTTCGCCAAAATGATTGGCAGTGACGTGGCCTGGATCCCAGCCCTGATCGTGCCCGCCGCCCTCTACGTGGGCTATGCCCGCTACAAGGCCAACCGCTACGTGAGCAACATGGCGCGCCAGGTTGCCTGA
- a CDS encoding LysR substrate-binding domain-containing protein, giving the protein MRHQSFDLDVLRTFVTGVQYNSFAQAAERLGRSTSAVSAQLKKLEDQVGSPVLERSGRGLALTPVGEALLSQARRLLELNDEIFSSLRETQVQGTVRLGLQEDFGEHLLSDLLQRFARLYPKVSLEVHIGRSRDLLAMIASDRVDLALAWDTGQHTPYAQTLSETAMQWIGKAHATPFPGDAPLPLVLFDAPCVLRSAATQALDGAGIAWRVAFTSPSVAGLWAAVNAGLGVTLRTRIGLPGHLAVLTGLPAVGVLGAVLHWGAEQPTPAVKVLGGLIADAF; this is encoded by the coding sequence ATGCGCCACCAAAGCTTTGATCTCGACGTGTTGCGCACCTTCGTCACCGGTGTTCAATACAACAGCTTTGCCCAGGCAGCCGAGCGCCTGGGCCGGTCTACCTCCGCGGTCAGCGCGCAGTTGAAGAAGTTGGAAGACCAGGTCGGCAGCCCGGTGCTGGAGCGTTCGGGCCGCGGGCTGGCCTTGACCCCGGTGGGCGAGGCGCTGCTCAGCCAGGCCCGCCGGTTGCTGGAGCTCAACGACGAGATCTTCAGCAGCCTGCGCGAAACCCAGGTACAGGGCACTGTGCGCCTGGGGTTGCAGGAAGACTTTGGCGAACACCTGTTGAGCGATCTGCTGCAGCGCTTTGCCAGGCTCTACCCCAAGGTCAGCCTGGAGGTGCACATCGGTCGCAGCCGCGACTTGCTGGCGATGATTGCCAGTGACCGAGTCGACTTGGCACTGGCCTGGGACACCGGGCAGCACACGCCCTACGCCCAGACACTGAGCGAAACCGCGATGCAGTGGATCGGCAAGGCCCACGCCACGCCCTTCCCTGGCGACGCGCCGTTGCCACTGGTGCTGTTCGATGCGCCGTGCGTGTTGCGCAGCGCCGCCACCCAGGCACTCGATGGCGCGGGCATCGCCTGGCGGGTGGCGTTTACCAGCCCCAGCGTCGCGGGTTTGTGGGCGGCCGTGAACGCCGGGCTGGGGGTGACGTTGCGCACGCGTATCGGCCTGCCGGGGCACTTGGCGGTGCTGACCGGGCTGCCCGCGGTGGGCGTGCTGGGGGCGGTGTTGCATTGGGGCGCCGAGCAGCCAACGCCAGCGGTCAAGGTGTTGGGCGGGTTGATCGCCGACGCGTTTTGA
- a CDS encoding NCS1 family nucleobase:cation symporter-1 produces MQLHSPATARYPDATADLPCLSPRLHNADLAPTPVEGRRWGAYSIFALWTNDVHNIANYSFAIGLYALGLGGWQILLSLLIGATLVYLCMNLSGYMGQKTGVPFPVVSRISFGIHGAQLPALIRAVIAIAWFGIQTYLASVVLRVLLTAVAPALSVYDQGLVLGLSHLGWACFVSIWLVQLVILAYGMEMVRRFEAFAGPIILLTVTCLAVWMVFKADGHIAWSIREPLQGAKMWRNIFAGGALWLAIYGTLILNFCDFARCAPSRRSIRLGNFWGLPVNILVFASITVLLCGAQFSINGHIIQSPTEIIQAIPNTFLLVLGCLAFLIVTVAVNIMANFVAPAFVLSNLAPRLLTFRRAGMISATLAVLILPWNLYNSPVVIVYFLAGLGALLGPLYGIIMADYWLLRASRVNVPQLYSEDPTGAYHYHRGVNPRAVLAFIPAAVIAIVLALIPAFETVSAFSWLFGAAIGAAVYLLISDRRQVFVEVSGEAIAVQGSNH; encoded by the coding sequence ATGCAGTTACACAGCCCCGCCACCGCCCGCTACCCCGATGCAACCGCCGACCTGCCCTGCCTGAGCCCACGCCTGCACAACGCCGACCTTGCCCCAACGCCGGTAGAAGGCCGGCGCTGGGGCGCGTATAGCATCTTCGCGCTGTGGACCAATGACGTGCACAACATCGCCAACTACTCCTTCGCCATCGGCCTGTACGCCTTGGGCCTGGGTGGCTGGCAGATCCTCTTGTCGCTGCTGATCGGCGCAACGCTGGTGTACCTGTGCATGAACCTGTCCGGCTACATGGGCCAGAAAACCGGGGTGCCCTTCCCGGTGGTCAGCCGCATCAGCTTTGGTATCCACGGCGCGCAGTTGCCGGCGTTGATCCGTGCGGTGATCGCCATCGCCTGGTTCGGCATCCAAACCTACCTGGCCTCGGTGGTACTGCGCGTACTGCTGACCGCCGTCGCGCCCGCGCTAAGCGTCTACGACCAAGGCCTGGTCCTGGGCCTGTCGCACCTGGGTTGGGCCTGCTTCGTCAGTATCTGGCTGGTGCAACTGGTGATCCTGGCCTATGGCATGGAAATGGTTCGCCGCTTCGAGGCCTTTGCCGGGCCGATCATCCTGCTGACCGTGACGTGCCTGGCCGTGTGGATGGTGTTCAAGGCCGACGGGCACATCGCCTGGTCGATCCGCGAGCCGCTGCAGGGTGCCAAGATGTGGCGCAATATCTTTGCCGGCGGCGCCTTGTGGCTGGCGATCTACGGCACGCTGATCCTCAACTTCTGTGACTTCGCCCGCTGTGCGCCCTCACGGCGCAGTATCCGCCTGGGCAATTTTTGGGGCTTGCCCGTAAACATCCTGGTGTTTGCCAGCATCACCGTGCTGCTGTGCGGCGCGCAGTTTTCGATCAACGGTCACATCATCCAGAGCCCCACGGAGATCATTCAGGCGATCCCCAACACCTTTCTGCTGGTACTCGGTTGCCTGGCCTTTCTGATCGTCACCGTGGCGGTGAACATCATGGCCAACTTCGTCGCCCCTGCATTCGTGCTCAGCAACCTGGCGCCGCGCCTGCTCACCTTCCGCCGCGCCGGCATGATCAGCGCGACCTTGGCGGTATTGATCCTGCCTTGGAACCTTTACAACAGCCCGGTGGTGATCGTGTACTTCCTGGCCGGCCTGGGCGCCCTGCTCGGCCCGTTGTACGGCATCATCATGGCCGACTACTGGCTGCTGCGCGCCAGCCGGGTGAACGTGCCGCAGCTGTACAGCGAAGACCCCACCGGCGCCTACCACTACCACCGCGGCGTCAACCCGCGGGCGGTGCTGGCGTTTATCCCGGCGGCGGTGATTGCCATCGTCTTGGCCCTGATCCCGGCGTTCGAGACGGTGTCGGCGTTTTCCTGGCTGTTTGGCGCGGCGATCGGGGCGGCGGTGTATCTGCTGATCAGTGATCGTCGGCAGGTGTTTGTGGAGGTGAGTGGGGAAGCGATTGCGGTGCAGGGCTCAAATCACTGA
- a CDS encoding LysR family transcriptional regulator, producing the protein MDYFAALTAFVEAANGNNFSRAAERLGIKASTVSRYVKELEQDLGIALFNRSTRTLRLTEGGATFLHHAQRVLSELDQAKAATSALNQHPRGLLKLNLPPAFARHHVLPLLRGFTERYPEIRLELVLEEAKVDLIHSGVDLAIRIGVLTDSSLKARRIGDERSVLCVSAGFIERHGLPDTVEAVGQVPAILGHSAGDELLLMRTGEAHSVMLKGVISLADLDARLLAAQQGLGVAVLPDWLAAQSLRDGRLQVCLPEWTLHVSQPLWFIYPPKRIVSSKVRCFIDFVVQALGQGLKPGPSASD; encoded by the coding sequence GTGGATTACTTCGCAGCATTGACCGCCTTCGTCGAGGCGGCCAACGGCAATAACTTCTCTCGGGCGGCTGAGCGCCTGGGCATCAAGGCCTCTACGGTGTCGCGCTACGTCAAGGAGCTGGAGCAAGACCTGGGCATCGCCTTGTTCAACCGCTCCACGCGCACCCTGCGCCTGACCGAGGGCGGTGCAACCTTCCTGCACCATGCCCAACGGGTGCTCAGCGAGCTGGATCAGGCCAAGGCTGCGACATCCGCGCTCAACCAGCACCCGCGTGGCCTGCTCAAGCTCAACTTGCCACCGGCGTTTGCGCGTCATCATGTACTGCCTTTGCTGAGGGGGTTCACCGAGCGTTACCCGGAAATTCGCTTGGAGCTGGTGCTTGAAGAGGCCAAGGTCGATTTGATTCATTCGGGCGTGGACCTGGCGATCCGTATCGGCGTATTGACCGACTCCAGTTTGAAAGCGCGGCGCATTGGCGATGAGCGGTCGGTGCTGTGCGTGTCGGCGGGTTTTATCGAGCGCCATGGCTTGCCCGATACGGTTGAAGCGGTGGGGCAGGTGCCGGCGATTCTCGGGCATTCGGCGGGGGATGAGCTGCTGTTGATGCGCACAGGTGAGGCGCACAGCGTGATGCTCAAGGGCGTGATCAGCCTGGCGGATTTGGATGCACGCCTGCTGGCCGCGCAGCAGGGACTGGGCGTGGCAGTGCTGCCCGATTGGTTGGCGGCGCAAAGCTTGCGTGACGGCCGCCTGCAAGTGTGTTTGCCCGAATGGACGCTGCACGTCAGCCAGCCGCTGTGGTTTATCTACCCGCCCAAGCGGATCGTGAGTTCCAAGGTGCGCTGTTTTATCGATTTCGTGGTGCAGGCGTTGGGCCAGGGTCTAAAGCCAGGCCCATCAGCATCCGATTAG
- a CDS encoding phosphopentomutase: MSKAIVLVLDSLGIGASADAARFGDSGADTLRHIAQACARGEADGPLRSGPLHLPHLGTLGLGAAAAASGAGPLPGHWGEGVPTGAYGHARELSSGKDTPSGHWEMMGVPVLFDWGYFDSPVGSFPAPLLADLIGQAGLPGILGNCHASGTTVLDELGEAHIASGQPICYTSADSVLQIAAHEAHFGLQALYRVCEIARRLCDPYNVGRVIARPFTGERAGEFRRTGGRRDYTVPPPSATLLDVVCQAGGSVHAVGKIGDIFAHRGISRLYKAEGNDALFDATLCATREAPDNSLVFANFVDFDMLYGHRRDVAGYAAALEAFDRRLPELLALMGPDTLLVISADHGCDPTRAGSDHTREHVPVVACGAGLAAGWLGERASFADIGQTVAAHLGVGPLPFGVSFR, encoded by the coding sequence ATGAGCAAGGCCATCGTGCTGGTGCTTGACTCCCTGGGCATCGGCGCCAGCGCTGACGCCGCACGCTTTGGCGACAGTGGCGCCGACACCCTGCGCCACATCGCCCAGGCCTGTGCCCGGGGCGAGGCCGATGGGCCGTTGCGCAGCGGGCCCTTGCACCTGCCCCATCTCGGCACACTGGGCTTGGGCGCGGCTGCGGCGGCCAGCGGTGCCGGGCCGTTGCCTGGCCACTGGGGCGAGGGCGTTCCCACGGGCGCCTATGGCCATGCGCGCGAGCTATCCTCGGGCAAGGACACCCCTTCCGGCCACTGGGAAATGATGGGCGTACCGGTGCTGTTCGACTGGGGTTACTTCGACTCGCCGGTCGGCTCCTTCCCCGCGCCATTGCTCGCCGATTTGATCGGGCAGGCAGGCCTGCCGGGTATTCTCGGCAACTGCCACGCCTCGGGCACCACGGTGCTGGATGAACTGGGCGAGGCGCACATCGCCAGCGGCCAGCCCATCTGCTACACCTCGGCCGACAGCGTGTTGCAGATCGCCGCCCACGAAGCGCATTTTGGCCTGCAGGCGCTGTACCGGGTGTGTGAAATTGCCCGCCGCCTGTGCGACCCCTACAACGTCGGCCGGGTGATCGCGCGGCCCTTCACGGGCGAACGTGCAGGCGAGTTTCGCCGCACCGGTGGCCGTCGCGACTACACCGTGCCGCCGCCCTCGGCGACCTTGCTGGACGTTGTGTGCCAGGCGGGCGGCAGCGTGCATGCCGTGGGCAAGATCGGCGATATCTTCGCCCACCGTGGCATCAGCCGGCTGTACAAGGCCGAGGGTAACGACGCACTGTTCGACGCCACCCTGTGCGCCACGCGCGAGGCGCCGGACAACAGCCTGGTGTTTGCCAACTTCGTCGACTTCGACATGCTCTATGGTCACCGTCGCGACGTGGCCGGCTACGCAGCGGCGCTGGAGGCCTTTGACCGGCGGCTGCCCGAGTTGCTGGCGCTCATGGGGCCCGATACGCTGCTGGTGATCAGCGCCGACCACGGCTGCGACCCTACCCGCGCCGGCAGCGACCATACCCGCGAGCACGTGCCGGTCGTGGCTTGCGGCGCAGGGCTTGCGGCAGGGTGGTTGGGTGAACGCGCAAGTTTTGCCGATATCGGGCAGACGGTGGCTGCGCATTTGGGGGTGGGGCCGTTGCCGTTTGGCGTGTCGTTCCGGTGA
- a CDS encoding MFS transporter, which yields MLRTNALQRARIATSSVFFANGMVLAIWATNIPGMKQALNLSDQQLGLALSAFAAGTMLTLYLAGALVTRLGSHTTLIIGGLLVALVVPFCALAHSVWALTAAIFCLGVTNSLLDVSMNTHGSMIEAARGRPMMSGFHAVFSIGGLAGASTVAGLLSDQLGLLQCLALAGVLMGGVTVLAAGALGNLQPASALPAASRSPFTWPNRTLLCIAGLTFLALFIERTVIDWSSLYLTDVSHASGNIAAFAFGAFSLAMALGRLSGDAIIRRLGVNAVLSASGALGALGLLLVMLVPQPLPCIAGFVLVGLGLANMVPLLYSQASRAYPHAPSLGLAINGTLGYTGFLLAPPIIGLLSASIGLQLAMLLPVLAFVLLMSSHLRKSRQQRRSLQLA from the coding sequence ATGCTGCGCACCAACGCTTTGCAACGGGCACGGATCGCCACCTCCAGCGTGTTTTTCGCTAACGGCATGGTACTGGCCATCTGGGCCACCAACATCCCCGGCATGAAACAGGCGCTGAACCTGAGCGACCAGCAACTGGGCCTGGCCCTGAGTGCCTTCGCTGCTGGCACCATGCTCACCCTGTACCTGGCCGGTGCCTTGGTCACCCGGCTGGGCAGCCACACCACGCTGATCATTGGTGGCTTGCTGGTGGCGCTGGTCGTGCCGTTTTGTGCGCTGGCCCATTCGGTGTGGGCGCTGACGGCGGCAATCTTCTGCCTGGGCGTGACCAACAGCCTGCTCGACGTATCCATGAACACCCACGGCTCGATGATCGAGGCGGCGCGGGGGCGGCCAATGATGTCGGGCTTCCATGCGGTGTTCAGCATCGGCGGGCTGGCAGGGGCGTCCACCGTGGCGGGGCTGTTATCCGATCAACTGGGGCTGCTGCAATGCCTGGCGTTGGCCGGCGTGTTGATGGGGGGTGTTACCGTGTTGGCTGCAGGCGCCTTGGGTAACCTGCAACCTGCCAGCGCGCTGCCGGCGGCGTCGAGATCGCCATTCACCTGGCCCAACCGCACGTTGCTGTGCATTGCCGGGCTTACGTTCCTGGCCTTGTTCATCGAGCGCACGGTGATCGACTGGAGTTCGCTGTACCTCACCGACGTCAGCCATGCCAGCGGCAACATCGCCGCGTTTGCCTTTGGCGCATTCAGCCTGGCCATGGCCCTGGGGCGTTTGTCGGGGGACGCCATTATCCGCCGCTTGGGCGTCAACGCGGTGCTCAGTGCTTCGGGTGCGCTGGGTGCGCTGGGCCTGTTGTTGGTGATGTTGGTGCCGCAGCCACTGCCTTGCATCGCAGGCTTCGTGCTGGTGGGTCTGGGGCTGGCCAACATGGTGCCGTTGCTCTACAGCCAGGCCAGCCGCGCCTACCCCCATGCCCCCAGCCTGGGTTTGGCCATCAACGGCACCCTGGGCTACACCGGTTTTCTGCTGGCACCGCCGATCATCGGGCTGTTGTCGGCAAGCATTGGTTTGCAACTGGCGATGCTGTTGCCGGTGCTGGCGTTCGTGCTGTTGATGAGCAGCCACCTGCGCAAGTCTCGCCAGCAGCGTCGTAGCCTGCAGTTGGCCTGA
- a CDS encoding DUF4865 family protein, translating into MIALQYTIELADDYDMAQIASRVGAKHHLFDAWPDLVFKAFLMAVRTDWVVPSQANLYAPFYLWANAPAQQDFLRSEAFAGVAQAFGRPPVSTWSTIQVQGLDDLHLARFARREVSAIPADVSVATLCQAQVQASRRLMSQPAVVSTVVAFEPTTWTLVRLVFYRQCEGFEVGAGVQHYHVLHLSRPVSDLSPAPQSLPHSPPQTPADDH; encoded by the coding sequence ATGATCGCGCTGCAGTACACCATTGAATTGGCCGACGATTACGACATGGCGCAGATCGCGAGCAGGGTTGGGGCCAAGCATCACCTGTTCGACGCCTGGCCTGACCTGGTATTCAAGGCTTTCCTGATGGCGGTGCGCACCGATTGGGTGGTGCCGAGCCAGGCCAACCTGTACGCACCGTTCTACCTGTGGGCCAACGCCCCCGCGCAGCAGGATTTTTTGCGCAGCGAAGCGTTCGCGGGTGTGGCCCAGGCGTTTGGCAGGCCCCCTGTCAGTACGTGGTCGACGATCCAAGTGCAAGGGCTGGACGACCTGCACTTGGCGCGGTTTGCCCGCCGGGAGGTGAGCGCGATCCCGGCCGATGTCTCGGTGGCCACGCTTTGCCAGGCGCAGGTACAGGCCAGCCGGCGGTTGATGAGCCAACCGGCGGTGGTAAGCACCGTGGTTGCTTTTGAACCCACGACCTGGACGCTGGTGCGGCTGGTGTTTTACCGCCAGTGCGAGGGGTTCGAGGTGGGGGCGGGGGTGCAGCATTATCATGTGCTGCACCTGTCACGGCCTGTCAGTGATTTGAGCCCTGCACCGCAATCGCTTCCCCACTCACCTCCACAAACACCTGCCGACGATCACTGA